The proteins below come from a single Psychrobacter sp. PL19 genomic window:
- a CDS encoding cytosine permease, with translation MSSRNNTEQSDTASGVQIAIILLGILVTPLLLASSNLGSQLTLGSAALVIAVGSLILTVLAVINIIIGEKARLPTYGIVKYSFGSKGANAINVIMAISLFGWIAVTANMFGNSLQNLLITQFQLDLPFPLIVAFGCVIFVASTAFGFEALGKVSKFAVPIIVLLMLVILYMSLTSSVAVVEKVSTLSFGAAVSSVVGTIIVLVATSPDFGSFVRNRKHAIMAAVLTFGVAYPVLFLIGAIPGSITSEDSLLSAMAIIGTTLPAAILLVFACITGNAGNMFQGTLVLSTLFTKFPKWQITVTLGILAVIVGSMDILTWFIPFLLFLGIATPPIAGIYIADFFINRQDGYDEASLEKDPAIKPLTFVAWVVGSFIGFCTVNGWFTLSGIPSLDSLLIASIGYFIFTKMGSKTSQKTNSNA, from the coding sequence ATGAGTAGCAGAAACAATACGGAACAATCTGATACCGCCTCCGGTGTTCAAATAGCAATAATCCTTTTGGGTATTTTGGTTACCCCACTTTTGCTAGCATCATCGAACCTTGGTAGCCAGCTGACATTAGGGTCAGCAGCGCTGGTCATTGCTGTCGGTAGTTTAATTCTAACCGTTCTTGCTGTAATCAACATTATTATTGGTGAAAAAGCGCGCTTACCTACTTATGGTATTGTAAAATACTCATTCGGTAGTAAAGGAGCTAATGCCATCAATGTCATTATGGCCATTAGTCTATTTGGTTGGATAGCTGTGACCGCCAATATGTTTGGCAATAGTCTACAAAATCTTTTAATAACTCAGTTCCAGCTTGATTTGCCTTTTCCACTCATCGTAGCCTTCGGCTGTGTTATTTTTGTGGCCTCTACTGCTTTTGGTTTTGAAGCTTTGGGCAAGGTGTCGAAATTTGCAGTGCCCATTATCGTGCTACTGATGCTAGTGATTTTATATATGTCACTAACATCTTCTGTGGCTGTGGTAGAAAAGGTCAGTACTTTAAGCTTTGGTGCCGCGGTCTCTTCAGTGGTAGGTACTATCATAGTATTGGTTGCCACCTCTCCTGACTTTGGTAGCTTCGTGCGTAACCGTAAACATGCCATAATGGCTGCCGTTTTGACTTTTGGTGTGGCTTATCCTGTGCTATTTTTAATAGGGGCAATACCGGGTTCAATTACTTCTGAGGACTCGTTATTATCAGCCATGGCGATTATCGGCACGACGTTACCGGCTGCTATTTTGCTAGTATTTGCTTGTATTACCGGCAATGCGGGTAATATGTTCCAAGGTACATTAGTGCTATCAACCTTATTCACTAAGTTTCCCAAATGGCAAATTACCGTTACTCTAGGTATCTTAGCAGTCATAGTGGGTAGTATGGATATCTTGACGTGGTTCATCCCGTTCTTACTATTTCTTGGGATTGCAACGCCGCCCATAGCCGGTATTTACATTGCTGACTTCTTTATCAACCGCCAAGATGGTTATGATGAGGCGAGCCTGGAAAAAGATCCTGCAATCAAACCGTTAACTTTCGTGGCTTGGGTTGTGGGCTCATTTATTGGCTTTTGTACTGTAAATGGCTGGTTTACTTTATCTGGTATCCCATCACTAGATTCTCTTCTGATTGCCTCTATAGGCTATTTTATCTTCACTAAGATGGGTAGTAAAACTTCTCAGAAGACAAATAGTAATGCCTAA
- a CDS encoding allophanate hydrolase-related protein: MSNTALLAVNGTLMRDLELNPNLLNVGATFIREDKTDKHYRLWTINDAHPAMIRTLEENNSVDLEIWELPMAAFASVLSNEPAGLTIGKVKLADGTELLGVLGESWLVEGQREITETGGWRNYTKL, encoded by the coding sequence ATGTCCAACACAGCCCTTTTAGCAGTAAACGGCACCTTGATGCGCGATCTTGAGCTCAACCCAAATTTATTGAATGTGGGTGCCACATTCATTCGCGAAGACAAAACAGATAAGCATTATCGTCTATGGACCATCAATGATGCTCATCCTGCTATGATTCGCACACTTGAAGAGAACAACAGTGTTGATCTTGAAATATGGGAATTACCAATGGCAGCCTTTGCCTCAGTATTGAGCAATGAGCCTGCAGGGCTTACTATTGGTAAAGTTAAACTGGCCGATGGCACAGAATTGCTTGGTGTCTTAGGTGAGTCATGGCTCGTTGAAGGGCAACGTGAAATCACTGAAACTGGCGGCTGGCGCAACTATACCAAGTTATAA